A segment of the Aythya fuligula isolate bAytFul2 chromosome 10, bAytFul2.pri, whole genome shotgun sequence genome:
CGGTGTCAGGTTTGTTGTCGTCTGCACCCCACCGCGATCTCCCTGCACACGTGGTGGCCCGGCAGGACGCTGCCTGGACATCGCTTATATCACCCATCACAATTTCAGACCCTGTGACAGCTCAGTTCCTgacttccctccttcccttccttgtgGCAGGCATTGTGCCAGCCCAGAAGGGAAAGCTGCAAATGGGGGTCTGAGCTGACGTGGCTCCGTGGTGGGTCTTAGGCGCTTTCACTCGCTTGTGAAATCACCTAAATTCTGTCTTGCTTTGTGTTGGTTGAGGGAGCCCAATGATCCTTTTTGGGAGGATTATatctgcagagcacaggagaGGGAACTGGCAGCTGTGGCCCACTTGAAGCTATTCCCATTATGCACAGCTCTGTCAtctttgacatttaaaaacttcaaaactCATATGACTAAGTGCTCGGTATCCCACAGGAAGCCAATGTGTTTGAGAGAGCCTCTCTGCTTAGCTGCTGCCGTACATCAGGTTACATGTTTTGTACTTGCTGCTGATGACTTCTTCCCTTTGCAATGAAGAGGACTCAGTAAGTTCTAGTTCagctccttttttcccttcagtgaaaataaaaaatagtgtgCAAAGGGCACGTAACCAAATACTGAAGAGCTCATTTTGCAAaggtgagcaattgcactgaaGGGGAAGAGTacaaaaatgcagaggaaaaaacaaagcaatggGAAAGGCTCTGATGGGGCAGGATAATCACCAAGGATGTGGGTGTTCAtggtgaaaatgaaaaccagggCTGGACACATATTGCTCTGCTCCCTTTCACTACCTTTCAGTATTGTGCTCAAGCAAAAAGTAAGTGAACAGAACATGAGTTCTGCTTTGCCCAAGTTTCAGAGCTGTTGCAGTCATTCCTTTATGACAGGGTATTTGATTTGGCACAGTGAGATGTTTCTCTGCCATGGCTCAGTTCACTGCTGCTACCATGGTGGCAAATGCGTAGCTCTAGGAGAAGCCTATGTTTTATTAGGGGTACGCCtacaaaatgttctgttctCATGTAGTCAGTCCATACAGCAAAGTTTTACTGAGATGCCTTGAGTATGCTGAAAAAGCTGCAAACCAGGGTGGGAATTAAATCTACTATCAGCTAAATTGAGCAGAGCAAATGGCCTGAGGACTGCGTCCGTGTCCGGTGGCACGTACTGCTGTCACCTGGCAGCACAGTGCCCTTTCTTAAGTGGGGGCAGGTGGTTAAGATAACACAGATTTGTGGGCTGTTACGGAGCATTGAGTGGCTTTTtgcctaattaaaaaaaaaaaaaaaaaaagtgtgaataTTTTGgtgactatttttatttcatttttttttttccaagtagtGCTTGTGTATGTGTCACATTCCTTAGATGTCTCTGGCACCagaatttaacaaaaacattcaggGAAAACTAAAATTTATTTGGAGTTACATAGATGTGTGGACTTCTGGGTGTTCCTCAGTCATCATTAGCACAGCTCCATGCACATCCCCTATGTGGAGGGTTTACCCGAGCTGGTCCTGTGCTAGTTACAGGTTTGTCAGCCATCTAAGTCAGTCGGCCGTCTGTCAAGCTGTGTTACATTCCTAATGCAGTTGCTCCTGTGTTTTAGCCAGCAGTGAAATCCACCCACAGCGCTCCACCCCATGGCATTTGCTGGCTTACTCTTGGAGAACAGTCAATGTGCTGAGACAAATGGATCTTGCAGCAGTTTTTCTGACTTCATGTGCTGACCTGCTGGTGCACCTGGTCTAAGGACTGAAAAAGCCCAAATATTCCCCAGCACAGCCGCTCTTTTACAGAGAAGTTTCAGCTGCTACAAGACCTTGGTCCTCTTCCTCTCCAGCCACCACCATCCCTGTTTTGCTCTCAGGGAAATGAGAGGGGCAGTGTCAGTGAGGTTGTTGTGGGTCACTGCTGCCTGTGCCCTTACTCCTGGGGCTCTTGGACAAAGGGTAGTGAGCTGAGACATGGCTGGGTGCCTCCCCCCAGCCTTTGCAGCCTACTTTTCCCTGGGGTCACAACAGTCCAAACCTTCCCCCAGACCAccaaaaaggacaaaaggagGGGGCTAATCTTGGAAAGTtccttatttcttctctttttcaccaTTCAGTGAGCCAAAGCCTATTCTTAAGCAGTGGTAAATGTCTTGGAGATGTCCCTGTTGGGTATTAGGATTTGGTCAGGACGGAGGAAGACAATGGGGCTGTTGGTGGTACCTGCTGAGATGAAGTGTGGGTATGGGTTGCCTGTAGGTTGGATGGCTGTGGGGAGATTTGGTGTCCCTGGCACCTTTCTGAGctagtcagaaagaaaaagaattaattttacagCAGCTGCATTGCAATAGTTATGAACGTGGCTGAGGCCCAGGTGTCTGCACTTCTGTGCAGGTTTCCAGGCCTGTGTAAAATGTTTCAGATGTTTCCTCAGAAGTAGTTCTCAGTGGGACTTGTGAAATGACTTGTGCTGCTTGGGAGATGGAAAATGATAATCATAGCACCATCTAGGTTGGAGGAAAATCTTTAAGATCATCAGGGCAACAGGTGCACTGGAGACAGAAGACAGTAACAACAGCCTTTCCCACCACAACACTTCAAACCAACACCTTTCTTTATCTTCATtggcttctgctgcagctgcagttctgctgaaTCAGCAAAATCTTTGGGGAGAAGACAGGGAGAAGGCAGGGAGCCACTGTCCCTGCTCAGAGACTTTCTAAAGGAGACTCAAATGCAAGTTGATCTGGGGTGGGAAGGTTGGCATGACTCTTGTCTTTGGGTAGAAGCACTGTATGCACACAGAGATGCAGCACAGGCCCCTTgctggctccagctctgctctggccCAGGAGCCAAGGCACCAAGGGCTCAGGATGCTCAGGGAGCATTTGGAAGACCCAAAAGAGTCTTCCAGATATTTGCATTAGGAGTGTTCCTAAAATATCCtggattttaaggaaaatctcCTGCCCAAGCTCATTTCCTTAGTTTCTTTGATGTTACAAACCCTGCTTGGGTAAAACATTTGGCACTTGTCCAGAGGAAAAACGGAGCTATGTCCTTCCAACCAACCGCTCTTGCACCCTCGCTTCACCAGTTTTAACCTCAAGCCTGCTTAGTTTGAATTAACAGTATTTCAGTACTGCCTTGAATGAGGACATGGAGAAGATGTGTtttaagaggaaaggaagaagcaagGATGGTGGTGGCATCTCCCCTGGGGCCAAGggctgcacctcaagtgctTGCACCAGAACAGCCTGGTGCTGTGCCCTGccaatgtttattttgcttggGTAAACGTTTGATTTTAGCAACATGAGTGCAATGCGTGAGCCGTGCTGGGGTGTAATTCAATGGGAGGAGGCAGCTATGTGCAGGGAGAGCTGCTAATGCTGCAGGAATGCCACGCTTCCTTGGGAAGAGAGAAGACAGTGCCTGGGGCGCCTGGGACAGCACTGCTCGTCTTCCTGACTCTGCTGCCACCCTGCGTGTGGCTCTCAAGGCTGTATCAGGGTCATGCCCTGCTCAGAATCTCTGGGGCCCAAATAGATGTGatttctgagggaaaaatgGTGGGGTTCAGTTTCAGTGTGAGGTGCTGTTGGACCATGGTGCTGGTCTCTCACGGTGCCACCTGCTTTCCACAGGGCGGTGTGAGACAGGAAGAAGGCAACCAGCCTGGCTTAGGATTGGCTTTTATTAgtgtttccaaataaaatagAGGTTTTCCTTCTGTGTACACCACAGGGTGGAAATCAGGATGgcagggaagagggagaggTATCCCTTTTGGACAGCCATGGTGACGCTGGGGAGGAGAGGCGGTGTCTCTCACAAAGGCTTTTGTTGATGACATAAGTGGTTGTTAATTCATGTTTCATCACTAAAATGCTGCCAACACTCCAGTTAAAGCAGCATGCTCCAGTTAAACAAGCAGATACCAgtgcctgcccctgctgcacTCATCATGTGGGTTTGGTGAGAAGACATGGCATGATGGTGACACAAAATGGTGGCTTCCCGCCAGGCACTTGCAACACTGAGGAGCTTTGCCCTCAACTGTGAGGTGCGGCCCTCGCCTAACCACCAAGGAACGACCATCAGAGGCACTCGGTATCAACGCGCTTTATTTTCCTGATGGCCACCCTTCTCAGCACTCTGTCTTCATGCCGGTAGCCAGGGGATCGAACCCAGGAGCTGAGCCACGGAGCTGGAGGGGTTTAGGAGATCCAGGCTGTTGATCCGGCCTCAGATTTATTCAACTCCCTTCATGAACTCCAGGAACTCTGCCAAGGGGGAGACATCGGAGACGCAGGCTGTTAGGTGGGACTAGAGTGCTTTCACAGCTGCTGGAGTACACTCTTGGCAGCCCTCCATagccatttctctttttccatcccACTGATGCATGAGAGGCCAAGGGATGGCTACTGCTCCCCTGGAAGTGGTGAGAGCTCCTCGTGACTGCTGATGGAAATGTCAGCAATGCCCAGGGTTGCCCTTGGCCACAGACTCAGCTCAGAAAGGGTCCAGGAGCCTTTTGGATAGCACCGTATTCAAAAGAAGATCCCTTCTGGGCTGGTGCTTGTGTTTAAGTGGCAGTAAAGGACAGGCAGGTCTCCTGGTGAAAACCAGGTTTGCTCCACAGGGTCAGTGGAGAGAGTTAAGGGAGCCCCTGGTCCTTGCAAATGTTTTGCAAGTCTGAGAAACCCCCTGGCCCGTAGAAAGCCAGACTGGGATCAGTCGTATTACCTATCTCTGCCTGCACAACCTCACACCCAACCCTGGAAGCAAAACTGCAACCATGGGAGCTGCTCAAGGGCTCACAAGTGAACATCAGGCAAGAAAGACTCCTTACCATCGTAGTCAATCCTGCCATCATTGTTTTTGTCCCCATCTTTCATCAGTTCTTCTATGTCATCCTCAGTGATGGTCTCTCCGGTTGCCTGTAGCATGATCTTCAGCTCCTCGAGGTCAATGTAGCCATCAGCATTCCTGTGTGAGGACAGGAGAGCTCAGGAGGGGACCAACATGCTGGGTAGGGCAAGTTGGGGCCACTTCACCGCTCCCATCGCCTATATTGTGGTCATGGCTCTTACTTATCAAACATCCTGAAGAGATCTGAGAGTTCctcttcagtttttcctttgctgtcatCTTTCATACACCGGACCATCATAACAAGGAACTCATCAAAGTCCACAGTGCCGCTGCCTGCAGGTGGAATAAACACCATTGGACAGTGAGTGGATGGGCAAAGCCAAGCACGAGGTCGGTCTTCCCATTAATAACTGAGGAGCAAAACtcaggagagcagccctgcagcttgcAGGCTGCTAGAGTGAGTGACTGAGGCCATGGACTGAATttatcacttattttttttaacttttccaatctttttttttttttttttttgccagggtAAAATGAACTGAATGTGCTGCAGGAAGCATTGAGCAATGGGAATTCCTGCTATGGAGGTACTTGTCAGTCTCATGTAGATATTAATAACAAAAGCTCCAGCAGGCAGGTATTCATGCAGTATATTTTTGCACAGGTAGTACAGTGCTGTTGTTTTCAACGACACTGAAACATCTCTCTCTTTGCCtgatttttaactgcttttttattttccaattactTAGTATGATATTTCTGCTCAACCTCACACAGtgttttttgcatgtgtttatgCTGATTTAATCAGTATTAACTGTTAGTAATGTGTGcgtgtgtatgtatgtacacaTTCAAACAGTGAAAGATTTCCCTGCTGATAGAAGTCGAATTGTGGCATTTGTGAAAAGCCAGTTGCTACATTCAGCCCCTTTATTAAATAGATTGGAGCAATTCTGATGTAAGCAGTAATCTCCCCAAATTGATTCACGCAGTCCAGTCATGATAGGGATAatcatttttataatgtttatCAG
Coding sequences within it:
- the TNNC1 gene encoding troponin C, slow skeletal and cardiac muscles, translated to MDDIYKAAVEQLTEEQKNEFKAAFDIFVLGAEDGCISTKELGKVMRMLGQNPTPEELQEMIDEVDEDGSGTVDFDEFLVMMVRCMKDDSKGKTEEELSDLFRMFDKNADGYIDLEELKIMLQATGETITEDDIEELMKDGDKNNDGRIDYDEFLEFMKGVE